The proteins below are encoded in one region of Metabacillus dongyingensis:
- a CDS encoding ABC transporter substrate-binding protein — MTKHYTLLIFIIVSSIILTACSQQLRKQEEAIEENKEVEVKEQISLNGVFLNTTWGELTQKLAEEYENETGVSVNIELVGRDMIFQKLALSIAGNANYDLFNVDYNWVPELVSTNSLLPLETYIEKNKVYTEDFLPRALALTQWNGENGGYGEGGNIYGLPQTIHPHILWYRSDLFEDEKLKSEFKGIYGYDLSPPKKMQQFRDMAKFFNGKMVNGKKIYGWAGQASEGFGNVHTWLTFVYSNGGDVIDWNKMTSSLSTPEVIEATKTWIDLLQFSPPGINDYTFSEVSADAAEGNVAMAIHWSWAADKVDDRANSNTVGQWEFVQTPAMKSSVPHLAGWSIVIPRTSKYPEEAFKFMVWLESKQNDVRQAQMGGGDPVRFSSYLVPTLKQVEVAGTDVKKFRRYKAVNEAMKTAKARPFFPQEEQWESVVTGYLHDAQLGEMSVEEALTKADEAVNNLLR; from the coding sequence TTGACTAAGCACTATACTCTCTTGATTTTTATTATTGTGAGTTCTATTATTTTAACCGCTTGCAGTCAACAATTAAGAAAGCAAGAAGAGGCTATAGAAGAAAATAAAGAAGTCGAAGTGAAAGAACAGATATCCTTAAATGGTGTTTTTCTTAATACGACATGGGGAGAGTTAACCCAAAAGTTAGCGGAAGAATATGAGAACGAAACAGGAGTATCTGTCAATATTGAGTTAGTTGGGCGTGACATGATTTTTCAAAAATTAGCTCTTTCGATCGCTGGTAATGCTAATTATGACCTTTTTAATGTTGATTACAACTGGGTGCCGGAACTAGTCTCTACAAATAGCTTACTACCCTTAGAAACCTATATAGAAAAAAACAAAGTATATACGGAAGATTTTTTGCCAAGAGCACTAGCTCTTACACAATGGAATGGAGAAAACGGTGGATATGGTGAGGGCGGCAATATATATGGATTGCCACAGACGATACACCCTCATATCCTTTGGTACCGATCCGATTTATTTGAGGATGAAAAACTGAAATCAGAGTTTAAAGGGATATACGGGTATGACTTATCTCCACCCAAAAAAATGCAACAATTTCGTGATATGGCTAAATTTTTTAATGGAAAAATGGTGAACGGGAAAAAAATTTATGGCTGGGCTGGACAAGCTAGTGAAGGGTTTGGCAATGTGCATACATGGTTAACATTTGTCTATTCTAACGGCGGAGATGTCATTGATTGGAATAAGATGACCTCATCATTATCAACTCCAGAAGTCATAGAGGCGACAAAGACGTGGATTGACCTACTGCAATTCTCTCCTCCAGGTATAAATGATTATACCTTTTCAGAAGTATCAGCTGATGCTGCAGAAGGAAACGTTGCAATGGCTATTCACTGGTCTTGGGCAGCTGATAAGGTAGACGATCGGGCCAATTCTAATACTGTTGGCCAATGGGAATTTGTCCAAACGCCTGCAATGAAATCATCTGTTCCACATCTTGCTGGCTGGTCAATTGTTATTCCTAGAACGTCAAAGTATCCAGAAGAAGCGTTTAAATTTATGGTTTGGTTAGAAAGTAAACAAAATGATGTCAGACAAGCTCAGATGGGTGGGGGAGATCCAGTCCGATTCTCTTCCTATTTAGTTCCAACTCTTAAGCAAGTGGAAGTTGCGGGAACTGATGTTAAGAAATTTCGCCGATACAAAGCAGTAAATGAAGCAATGAAGACAGCAAAAGCTCGTCCATTTTTCCCACAGGAAGAACAATGGGAAAGTGTTGTAACCGGTTATTTACACGATGCCCAACTAGGGGAAATGTCAGTTGAAGAAGCATTAACGAAGGCTGATGAGGCTGTAAATAATTTGTTGAGATAA
- a CDS encoding LacI family DNA-binding transcriptional regulator, which translates to MVRIVDVAKKANVSTATVSRVISKPDTVREETINKVLRAIKELNYHPNVLARQLRTSETKTVIVVIPDISNPFFSKVLRGIENLASANGYQVLLGDAGNDSEQESRYLDMLRQKKADGMILLTAKMKAEIVEEMANEFPVVLACEYIEGSSIPTISIDNVSSARKATDYLIQLGHRRIGTISGPLDSVLGQDRLKGFYQAMARHSLSIDPVLVQEGHFNYESGFNLMKKFLALNRMPTGVFAANDEMALGAIRAIRTMNLRVPEDISVIGFDDIHFSSIFEPALTTISQPAFEIGSKAMELLIMLMDKMKIEKNQYILDDSLVIRESCSKINKSLHP; encoded by the coding sequence ATGGTTAGAATCGTAGATGTTGCAAAGAAGGCAAATGTTTCCACTGCTACAGTCTCTAGAGTCATAAGTAAGCCTGATACTGTAAGAGAGGAAACAATTAACAAAGTATTAAGAGCCATTAAAGAATTAAACTATCATCCAAATGTTTTAGCTCGGCAGCTAAGGACGTCAGAAACTAAAACAGTGATTGTTGTGATTCCAGATATATCTAATCCTTTCTTTTCAAAGGTTCTACGAGGAATAGAAAATCTTGCATCAGCTAATGGATATCAAGTTTTACTTGGTGATGCTGGGAATGATAGTGAACAGGAAAGTCGGTATTTAGATATGCTCCGTCAGAAAAAAGCAGACGGTATGATCTTATTAACAGCAAAGATGAAAGCAGAGATTGTCGAAGAAATGGCAAATGAATTTCCTGTAGTACTTGCCTGTGAATATATTGAAGGCTCTTCTATTCCAACCATTTCAATTGACAATGTCAGCAGTGCAAGAAAGGCAACAGACTATTTAATTCAGTTAGGACACCGAAGAATAGGAACTATTTCTGGGCCACTTGATAGTGTATTAGGACAAGATCGATTAAAGGGTTTTTACCAGGCGATGGCAAGGCATAGCTTATCAATAGATCCAGTACTAGTACAAGAAGGTCATTTTAATTATGAAAGCGGATTTAATTTAATGAAGAAGTTTTTAGCGCTCAATAGAATGCCAACCGGAGTATTTGCAGCGAATGATGAAATGGCTTTGGGTGCCATTAGAGCCATAAGAACAATGAACCTTAGAGTACCTGAGGACATCTCGGTTATTGGATTCGATGATATTCATTTTTCGTCTATTTTCGAGCCTGCTTTGACCACAATCTCACAACCAGCTTTTGAAATAGGTTCTAAAGCGATGGAACTATTAATCATGCTAATGGATAAAATGAAAATCGAGAAAAATCAATATATTTTAGATGACAGTCTTGTCATAAGAGAATCGTGCTCAAAGATCAATAAATCCTTACACCCTTAA
- a CDS encoding Gfo/Idh/MocA family protein — MEKIKVGIIGTGFIGPTHIEAIRRLGFVEVVALAETSQEQAETKAAELGIPLAYGDYREMLKNDEIQVVHNCTPNHVHFAINKDIILAGKHVISEKPLAMNSEESAELLTLAKTKDVVHGVNFNYRQHASVQNLHAMISSGDLGKVNLVHGSYLQDWLLYETDFNWRLAPEVGGKSRAIADIGSHWCDTVQYVTGKKIVEVFADLATVIPVRKKAISGSNTFSAVNHEEQEYEDVAINTEDYASVLVRFENGSRGVFTVSQVSAGRKNRLSFEIDASKSSVFWNQEEPEKLWIGHRDKPNEILLADPSLFSVEAKSAIHHPGGHNEGWPDALKNMMLNFYTFVREEKSLKTDKPNFATFEDGHLSMCITDAILKSHQQQKWVKVKQEKEVYS; from the coding sequence ATGGAAAAAATAAAGGTCGGGATTATTGGTACAGGTTTTATTGGGCCAACTCATATCGAAGCAATTAGAAGACTTGGATTTGTAGAAGTGGTTGCTTTAGCAGAAACAAGCCAGGAGCAAGCGGAAACAAAAGCTGCTGAACTTGGTATTCCACTTGCTTATGGAGATTACCGCGAAATGCTTAAAAATGATGAGATCCAGGTTGTGCATAACTGTACGCCAAATCATGTTCACTTTGCGATAAATAAGGACATCATTTTAGCCGGTAAACATGTGATATCTGAAAAGCCGTTAGCAATGAACAGCGAAGAGTCAGCAGAATTGTTGACTCTAGCTAAAACAAAAGATGTTGTTCATGGTGTGAATTTCAATTATAGACAGCATGCAAGTGTCCAAAATTTACATGCGATGATTTCAAGCGGAGATTTAGGAAAAGTCAACTTGGTGCATGGAAGCTATCTACAAGATTGGTTGTTATATGAAACGGATTTTAACTGGAGATTAGCCCCAGAGGTAGGGGGGAAATCCCGTGCTATTGCAGATATCGGCTCACATTGGTGTGACACGGTTCAATATGTAACAGGGAAAAAAATCGTAGAAGTTTTTGCTGACCTTGCCACGGTTATCCCTGTAAGAAAGAAAGCAATATCTGGCAGTAATACGTTCAGCGCAGTCAATCATGAGGAGCAGGAGTATGAGGATGTTGCCATCAATACAGAGGATTATGCATCAGTACTGGTTCGTTTTGAGAATGGCTCAAGAGGTGTTTTCACCGTTTCACAAGTAAGTGCGGGAAGAAAAAATAGACTGAGTTTTGAAATAGATGCTAGTAAGAGTTCAGTATTTTGGAATCAAGAGGAACCGGAAAAATTGTGGATTGGCCACCGCGATAAACCAAACGAAATTCTATTAGCAGATCCGAGCTTATTCTCGGTAGAAGCAAAATCGGCCATTCATCATCCGGGTGGACATAATGAAGGCTGGCCTGATGCATTAAAAAATATGATGCTAAACTTCTATACGTTTGTTAGAGAAGAAAAAAGTCTTAAAACAGATAAGCCTAACTTTGCCACATTTGAAGATGGTCACTTATCAATGTGTATTACTGATGCTATCTTAAAAAGTCACCAACAGCAGAAATGGGTGAAGGTCAAGCAAGAAAAGGAGGTCTACTCATGA
- a CDS encoding sensor histidine kinase: MKFRKVRIEDNLFNKMFVFIALSIIIPLALLGYLSYDRSKSQLETVTSKLLQDNIELNKKQVNRLLKDAEVESEKMVTSIQLQKLLQSHPPTSYEEEKAFINRISQLIAQLKGTYGVYVFPKQMKYYPNYLELINGNDFKPSTELMLKAFDLKEKGVWYHYWDESSKKPVFTYIRAVRSSYYYEPLGVIVLKIPDSFVREELTFPSSFKNYKTLIVDQDKNIISNENSMLYNEKFVPEEDWNTAETQLNKQGWKLITALPNKEITGNIEQIKNFTLWIVMISIFIISTYLVIIVRNFTLPIKDLVSHMEKVRSGVLKHFRMERSRKDEIGQLVGGFNQMITGMSELIVQTKKMESDKRNFELQTLNHQINPHFFYNTLDAIKWRAEKVDEKNIALMVTKLANLLRFSLNNNNEWTTVEREIEHAKNYLDIEKLRSNRSFKVFVQVDPTILKLKVIKLILQPIVENCIKHGISNLPEGKGKILLTVKRIEQDIIFIIEDNGSGLNSNKLDKERNSNHVHHGIGLKNVHKRLRLHFGTEYGIKVDEEHHEGFRVIVRHPVHEE, encoded by the coding sequence ATGAAATTTAGAAAGGTAAGAATAGAAGATAATTTATTTAACAAAATGTTTGTCTTTATTGCCTTATCCATCATTATTCCATTAGCATTGTTAGGTTATTTATCATATGATCGATCTAAGTCTCAGTTAGAAACGGTTACCTCTAAGCTTCTTCAAGACAATATAGAATTGAATAAAAAGCAGGTTAATCGTTTATTAAAAGATGCAGAAGTTGAATCAGAAAAAATGGTAACATCTATCCAGTTACAGAAGCTATTGCAAAGTCATCCGCCAACATCTTATGAAGAAGAAAAAGCTTTTATCAATCGGATCAGTCAACTTATTGCCCAGTTAAAAGGGACGTACGGAGTATATGTCTTTCCAAAACAAATGAAGTATTATCCAAATTATTTGGAGCTAATAAATGGAAATGATTTTAAGCCAAGTACGGAATTGATGTTAAAAGCCTTTGATTTGAAAGAAAAAGGGGTTTGGTACCATTATTGGGATGAATCTTCAAAGAAGCCAGTTTTTACTTATATAAGAGCGGTTCGTTCATCCTATTATTACGAACCACTTGGTGTTATTGTTTTAAAAATTCCTGATTCATTTGTTCGAGAGGAATTAACCTTCCCTTCTTCTTTTAAAAACTATAAAACATTAATTGTTGATCAAGATAAGAACATTATTTCAAATGAAAACTCAATGCTTTATAATGAAAAATTTGTACCAGAAGAGGATTGGAATACAGCTGAAACTCAATTAAATAAGCAGGGATGGAAACTAATCACTGCCCTGCCAAACAAAGAGATTACAGGAAATATTGAACAAATAAAAAACTTTACTTTGTGGATTGTAATGATCAGTATATTCATTATTTCGACCTATCTTGTTATTATTGTTCGTAATTTTACATTACCTATTAAGGATCTCGTCTCACATATGGAAAAAGTACGAAGTGGAGTATTGAAGCATTTCCGAATGGAAAGGTCTAGAAAAGATGAGATTGGTCAGCTTGTTGGCGGGTTTAACCAAATGATTACTGGAATGTCTGAACTTATTGTACAAACAAAAAAGATGGAATCAGATAAGCGAAATTTTGAGCTTCAAACATTAAATCATCAAATAAATCCACATTTTTTCTATAATACATTAGATGCAATTAAGTGGAGAGCAGAAAAGGTAGATGAAAAAAATATTGCACTAATGGTAACGAAATTAGCTAACTTACTTCGATTCAGTTTAAATAATAATAACGAGTGGACAACGGTTGAAAGAGAAATTGAGCATGCTAAGAATTATTTAGACATTGAAAAGCTAAGAAGTAATCGTTCATTTAAGGTATTTGTTCAGGTAGATCCAACGATTTTAAAATTAAAAGTAATTAAGTTAATCCTTCAGCCAATCGTAGAAAATTGTATTAAGCATGGAATTAGTAACTTGCCAGAAGGTAAGGGGAAAATTCTGTTAACAGTTAAACGCATTGAACAGGACATTATCTTTATTATTGAAGATAATGGATCAGGACTGAATAGTAACAAATTGGACAAAGAAAGAAATTCAAATCATGTGCATCATGGAATTGGATTAAAAAATGTTCATAAACGACTTCGACTTCATTTTGGAACTGAGTATGGAATAAAAGTTGATGAAGAGCATCATGAAGGCTTTAGAGTGATCGTGCGGCATCCAGTACATGAGGAATAA
- a CDS encoding ABC transporter permease, which yields MQSKVSKVEKPALPMFKKFEWRNYIVYFAFVGVLIYFSINLYDEGFLSSSNLLNIVRQTATISLMALAMTFVISTGEIDLSVGSIAALSSLVGALALQAGYGIIGGLIGGVGTGIVVGLINGLLVTKVAIPSFLVTLGTMGAIKGVAMWVTDTAPVPIVNSNFNFIFGSGDIGPIPVLLLWTVVFTIIAHVLLRKTSFGRQVLATGGNESAARFSGVKTMKIKLLVFLGTGAMAGLAGLLYAGRMNAGRFSFGEGDELSVIAAVILGGTSLFGGVGTIIGTLIGSLMIGTINNGLIIMGLDVSQQMIIKGIIIILAVAFGKKAIKR from the coding sequence ATGCAATCCAAGGTTTCTAAAGTAGAAAAACCAGCATTACCTATGTTTAAGAAATTTGAATGGCGTAACTATATCGTCTATTTTGCCTTCGTAGGAGTGTTAATCTACTTTTCTATCAATTTATATGATGAAGGGTTTTTATCTTCAAGCAATCTATTAAACATTGTGAGACAAACAGCAACCATTTCTTTAATGGCACTTGCAATGACATTTGTTATCAGTACAGGTGAAATTGATCTTTCCGTTGGTTCGATAGCCGCTTTATCTTCATTAGTTGGGGCATTAGCACTACAGGCAGGCTACGGTATCATTGGCGGATTAATCGGTGGTGTTGGTACAGGTATTGTTGTTGGCCTAATTAACGGTTTACTTGTTACAAAAGTAGCAATTCCATCCTTCCTAGTAACACTAGGGACAATGGGAGCGATAAAAGGTGTTGCGATGTGGGTAACAGATACAGCTCCAGTTCCAATTGTTAACTCAAATTTCAACTTTATCTTTGGTTCTGGTGATATTGGGCCAATTCCGGTATTACTTTTATGGACTGTTGTCTTTACAATCATTGCTCATGTTTTACTACGTAAGACGTCTTTTGGAAGACAAGTATTAGCAACTGGTGGTAATGAAAGCGCTGCACGTTTCTCAGGTGTAAAGACGATGAAAATTAAGTTGCTCGTTTTCTTAGGAACAGGTGCAATGGCTGGTTTAGCGGGTTTACTTTATGCAGGGCGTATGAACGCAGGAAGATTTTCATTCGGTGAAGGAGATGAGCTTTCTGTTATTGCTGCTGTCATTTTAGGTGGAACAAGTCTTTTTGGTGGAGTCGGGACAATTATTGGAACACTCATAGGATCCTTAATGATTGGGACAATTAATAATGGACTTATCATTATGGGGCTGGATGTTAGTCAGCAAATGATTATAAAAGGAATCATCATCATTTTAGCTGTAGCTTTCGGTAAAAAAGCAATTAAGAGATAA
- a CDS encoding substrate-binding domain-containing protein: MKKNLLFSVLMLLVFSVIIGCGNKEEAQTTEGSTEKNENYLSESGPLTINPEIPDIEVLDKGPNGEQAVSAKSLQLTEEELQKIKDGNYKAAIVMHYSGTDYMNAAVGAMQDTFEKMGIEVVAVTDAQFKAEKQVNDIETVLAKKPDIMISVPVDAVSTAPAYKKAVEQGVKLVFMDGAAEGLEAGKDYISIVSGDNYGNGALAAEIMAEKIGGKGKVGIVYHDVNFFVTKNRSDAFEATIKEKYPDIEIVAQGGITDPNKGEEVASAMLTRNPDIDGIFAPWDIPAEGVMAAARTAGRDDLVVTTVDLGTNVAISIASDGIVQGLGAQLPYDQGVAQAILSGYALLDKEAPPYVASPAIEVTKENVLDAWKLIYGVEVPSTVKDAWK, from the coding sequence ATGAAAAAGAATCTATTATTTTCCGTATTAATGCTACTCGTTTTTAGCGTAATAATCGGATGTGGAAATAAGGAAGAAGCACAGACAACGGAAGGAAGCACAGAAAAAAATGAAAATTACCTTTCTGAATCAGGGCCACTAACAATAAATCCTGAGATTCCAGATATAGAAGTTCTAGATAAAGGACCAAATGGAGAACAAGCCGTTTCTGCAAAGTCTTTACAGTTAACCGAAGAAGAGCTTCAAAAAATTAAGGATGGTAATTATAAAGCAGCCATTGTTATGCACTATTCAGGTACAGATTATATGAATGCGGCAGTTGGAGCGATGCAAGATACATTTGAAAAGATGGGAATTGAAGTTGTAGCTGTTACAGATGCACAATTTAAGGCAGAAAAACAAGTTAACGATATTGAAACAGTTTTAGCAAAAAAACCAGATATTATGATTTCGGTTCCGGTTGACGCAGTATCAACTGCACCAGCTTATAAAAAAGCAGTAGAACAAGGCGTTAAGCTAGTATTCATGGATGGAGCAGCAGAAGGTCTTGAAGCAGGTAAGGATTATATCAGTATAGTTTCAGGAGATAACTATGGAAACGGTGCACTTGCAGCGGAGATTATGGCAGAAAAAATTGGTGGAAAAGGGAAAGTTGGTATCGTTTATCACGATGTGAACTTCTTTGTTACAAAAAACCGCTCAGATGCATTTGAAGCAACAATCAAAGAGAAATATCCTGACATTGAAATCGTTGCACAAGGTGGAATAACGGACCCGAATAAAGGAGAAGAAGTTGCTTCAGCGATGCTGACAAGAAACCCAGACATCGATGGTATTTTCGCTCCTTGGGATATACCAGCTGAGGGTGTTATGGCAGCGGCTCGTACAGCCGGAAGAGATGACTTAGTTGTGACAACAGTTGATTTAGGTACAAATGTAGCGATTTCAATCGCATCTGATGGAATCGTTCAGGGACTAGGTGCTCAATTACCTTATGATCAAGGTGTAGCACAAGCCATTCTTTCAGGATATGCCCTATTAGATAAAGAAGCTCCTCCTTATGTTGCTTCTCCTGCTATCGAAGTAACAAAAGAAAATGTTCTTGATGCTTGGAAATTAATATATGGGGTTGAAGTTCCTTCAACTGTTAAAGATGCATGGAAATAA
- a CDS encoding sugar ABC transporter ATP-binding protein encodes MDQPILEMKNINKAFNGITVLNQVNFSVKKGEVHALMGGNGAGKSTLMKILTGVYTADSGDILIEGKPVSIKSFDDAKANKISMIFQEFSLVPTLTVAQNIFLTREDKTSLGLLNDKECEKKTEVLLKELGVDIRPSDVVQNLGVGYWQMTEIAKALSQEAKILIMDEPTSSLTQTETEVLFKFINQLKAKGYAIIYISHRMDEIFEICDRITILRDGQYITTEDCSETDLDTVIQHIVGQEFDQAFEYQEREYSKEAPPIFEVKNVSAGDKVQNINLKIQPGEIVGIAGLMGSGRTELVRCLFGIDSIDSGEIYVDGQKRSINSAKDAIDSGIALIPEDRRVQGLVLEHSVKDNMILPILSKVNKGLFIDNKKANEISNQLVKKLNVKTDDIFKKSGLLSGGNQQKIVLAKWLANNPTVLLLDEPTIGVDIGAKTEIIDIIRELAISGKAILVISSEIPELLAMSDRVLVMHQGKIKKELQRTEIKSEEDLQYAIQGF; translated from the coding sequence ATGGATCAACCTATTCTTGAAATGAAGAATATAAATAAAGCGTTTAATGGTATTACGGTCCTAAACCAGGTCAACTTTTCAGTGAAAAAAGGAGAAGTACATGCCTTAATGGGTGGGAATGGTGCAGGAAAATCAACATTAATGAAAATCCTTACTGGCGTTTATACAGCAGATAGTGGAGACATTTTAATTGAAGGAAAACCTGTAAGCATTAAAAGCTTTGATGACGCAAAGGCAAATAAGATCTCAATGATCTTCCAAGAGTTTAGCTTAGTACCAACCCTTACAGTTGCCCAAAATATCTTTTTAACGAGAGAAGATAAGACATCACTTGGGCTTTTAAATGATAAAGAATGTGAAAAGAAAACAGAGGTTCTATTAAAGGAACTTGGGGTTGATATCAGACCATCTGATGTTGTTCAAAATCTAGGAGTTGGCTATTGGCAAATGACTGAGATTGCAAAAGCACTATCTCAGGAAGCGAAAATATTGATTATGGATGAGCCGACCTCTTCGTTAACTCAAACGGAAACGGAAGTATTATTCAAATTCATCAATCAATTAAAAGCAAAGGGTTATGCGATTATTTATATTTCTCACAGAATGGATGAGATTTTCGAAATTTGTGATCGCATCACGATCTTGCGTGATGGTCAATATATTACAACCGAGGATTGTAGTGAAACTGATCTTGATACAGTTATTCAGCATATTGTAGGACAAGAATTTGACCAAGCCTTTGAATATCAGGAGAGGGAATACTCGAAAGAAGCACCGCCGATTTTTGAGGTGAAAAATGTAAGCGCTGGAGATAAAGTTCAAAATATTAATCTTAAAATACAACCTGGAGAAATAGTAGGAATTGCTGGATTGATGGGTAGTGGACGAACGGAATTAGTTCGTTGCTTATTTGGAATTGACTCAATAGACAGTGGTGAAATTTACGTTGATGGTCAAAAACGTTCAATTAATTCGGCTAAGGATGCAATAGACTCAGGGATTGCATTAATTCCCGAGGATCGACGTGTGCAAGGATTGGTTCTAGAACATAGTGTGAAAGACAATATGATTCTACCAATCTTATCTAAAGTGAACAAAGGATTGTTTATTGATAACAAAAAAGCAAATGAAATAAGCAATCAACTTGTCAAAAAGTTAAATGTTAAAACGGATGATATCTTTAAAAAATCAGGCCTATTGTCAGGTGGAAATCAGCAAAAAATTGTTCTTGCAAAATGGTTAGCAAATAACCCAACCGTTTTATTGCTTGATGAACCAACAATTGGTGTAGACATTGGAGCAAAAACAGAAATTATCGACATTATTAGAGAATTAGCTATTAGCGGCAAGGCCATACTTGTCATTTCATCAGAAATACCTGAACTTCTTGCTATGAGTGATCGTGTTCTTGTGATGCATCAAGGCAAGATAAAAAAGGAACTACAACGAACTGAGATTAAATCAGAGGAGGATCTACAATATGCAATCCAAGGTTTCTAA
- a CDS encoding response regulator gives MRLLLIEDEPDSLMGMKKAIDSLNVEVELHTSNNAEDAREVIFKHYPELIITDIMLPGISGLDLVEEVVNSDYQPKVIVVSGFDDFDYARRSIRFGAVDYLLKPYSTKEFTEKVNRTLSMIKEEKEQLQYTEQQKSFEEIGTRSMRDNYLVEFCLKRTPLEEHLYHRLCLWNIDWIANKSFSLLIFDVKGYPDGKPFTEENHLKTFVIGNIMQDVIRDHMHSLLFKDPKNRWVLLTNIEDSEEIARSIHKEVKEYQNIELAIGISTKVSSFEEMHAAYSSTLKEFQISSLTNREDFAKTDHLMSTDLTAASHLASLVINRDEDSIRQVLKVFFQQVILLDGLGSKDDITRKTLNYLSQILASISEQTSKELKDIPMSVWEKVDECTTLEEYEEVLSEYLTSVGHEVSTHATNSIIERAIQMIHSSYMEDLSLQIIADELSLHPVWLSQLFKKVTGQTYMDFLTETRINKAKTLLRETSMKVYEIAESVGYQNLQHFGTIFKKRTSQTPKEYRYGK, from the coding sequence TTGAGGTTGTTATTAATTGAAGATGAGCCAGATTCCTTAATGGGAATGAAAAAGGCTATTGATTCTCTAAATGTTGAAGTAGAATTGCATACTTCAAATAATGCGGAAGATGCAAGAGAGGTCATTTTTAAACACTATCCTGAACTAATTATTACTGATATTATGCTTCCTGGTATATCTGGTCTTGATTTAGTTGAAGAGGTTGTAAATAGTGACTACCAACCAAAGGTTATAGTTGTAAGCGGTTTCGATGATTTTGATTATGCAAGGAGAAGTATACGGTTCGGTGCAGTTGATTATTTATTGAAACCATATAGCACAAAGGAGTTTACAGAAAAAGTAAACAGGACTCTTTCAATGATAAAAGAGGAAAAAGAACAACTTCAGTATACTGAACAGCAGAAGTCATTTGAAGAGATTGGAACACGTTCTATGAGGGATAACTATTTAGTCGAATTTTGTTTAAAAAGAACACCTCTTGAGGAACATCTCTATCATAGACTGTGTTTATGGAATATTGATTGGATAGCGAATAAATCCTTCTCACTCCTTATTTTTGATGTAAAGGGCTATCCTGACGGGAAACCTTTTACAGAAGAAAATCACTTAAAGACTTTTGTGATAGGAAATATTATGCAAGATGTTATCCGAGATCATATGCACTCACTCCTTTTTAAAGACCCTAAAAATAGATGGGTATTATTAACAAATATTGAAGATTCTGAGGAAATAGCTAGGTCCATTCACAAAGAGGTAAAGGAATATCAAAATATCGAGTTAGCAATAGGAATTAGCACAAAAGTATCGTCATTTGAGGAGATGCATGCAGCATACAGCTCTACACTAAAAGAATTTCAAATAAGCTCTTTAACGAATCGCGAGGACTTTGCAAAAACTGATCATCTGATGTCTACAGATCTTACCGCTGCTAGCCATTTAGCATCATTAGTAATAAATAGGGATGAAGATAGCATTCGCCAAGTGTTAAAGGTTTTCTTTCAACAGGTCATATTACTTGATGGTCTTGGATCAAAAGACGATATCACACGAAAAACATTAAACTACTTGTCACAAATCCTTGCAAGTATAAGTGAACAAACCTCAAAGGAGCTTAAAGATATTCCAATGAGTGTATGGGAAAAGGTTGATGAATGTACCACATTAGAAGAATATGAAGAGGTCTTATCTGAGTATTTAACGAGTGTGGGTCATGAGGTTTCAACACATGCTACCAATTCAATCATTGAAAGAGCCATTCAAATGATTCATTCTAGTTACATGGAGGATTTGAGCTTACAAATAATCGCAGACGAGCTATCCTTACATCCAGTTTGGCTAAGTCAGTTGTTTAAAAAAGTAACGGGACAAACATATATGGATTTTTTAACAGAGACGAGGATTAACAAAGCGAAAACACTCCTAAGAGAAACAAGTATGAAAGTATATGAGATAGCGGAATCTGTAGGCTATCAAAATCTACAGCATTTCGGTACTATTTTTAAAAAAAGAACAAGTCAAACACCCAAAGAGTATAGGTACGGAAAATGA